From the genome of Cinclus cinclus chromosome 12, bCinCin1.1, whole genome shotgun sequence, one region includes:
- the SELENOK gene encoding selenoprotein K gives MRTAGAQAQCGAGPGRRAAMVYISNGQVLDNQSRAPWSLSSITDFFWSIADFVVLFFQSIIQPDLRRRGYTSSSYSGYHDGRGPPAHPRRRMGRINHWGGGPSPPPMAGGGUGR, from the exons ATGCGCACGGCCGGCGCGCAGGCGCAgtgcggggccgggccgggccggcgggcAGCCATGGTGTACATCTCGAACG GACAAGTTTTGGATAACCAGAGTCGGGCTCCCTGGAGTTTGTCGTCTATAACAGATTTCTTCTGGTCGATAGCAGATTTTGTGGTTCTGTT tttccagAGCATTATTCAACCAGATTTGAGAAGAAGAGGCTACACATCTTCCTCCTATTCAGGATACCATGATGGaagagg gCCTCCAGCACATCCTCGCCGTAGGATGGGCCGAATAAATCACTGGGGTGGAGGCCCCAGTCCACCACCAATGGCTGGAGGTGGATGAGGAAGGTAA